The Lagenorhynchus albirostris chromosome 6, mLagAlb1.1, whole genome shotgun sequence genome includes a window with the following:
- the TMEM37 gene encoding voltage-dependent calcium channel gamma-like subunit produces the protein MTALGVQAQKLLAQRRPRRSFFEPSIRALIILCASLAVVLSSLSICDGHWLLADDRLFGLWHFCTTSNQAELHCLRDLRQAHVPGLASGMAVARSVATLAVVVAIFGLELLMVSQVSEDAHSWHKWAVGSALFLLASILSFGGLLSFLTLLRNEVTLMGLSLTFWSEFTASFLFFLNAISGLHINSISRTDSVTYPWGLPAKL, from the exons ATGACAGCCCTCGGCGTGCAG GCCCAGAAGCTGCTGGCCCAAAGGAGGCCCCGCCGGTCCTTCTTTGAACCCTCCATCCGGGCCCTCATCATCTTGTGCGCCTCCCTGGCCGtggtcctctcctccctctccatctGCGATGGCCACTGGCTCCTGGCCGACGACCGTCTGTTCGGGCTGTGGCACTTCTGCACCACCTCCAACCAGGCTGAGCTGCACTGCCTCCGAGACCTGAGGCAGGCCCACGTGCCCGGGCTAGCCTCGGGCATGGCTGTGGCCCGCAGCGTGGCCACCTTGGCCGTGGTGGTCGCCATCTTTGGCCTGGAGCTCCTCATGGTGTCCCAGGTGTCCGAGGACGCCCACTCGTGGCACAAGTGGGCCGTGGGCTCCGCCCTCTTCCTCCTCGCCTCCATCCTCTCCTTCGGGGGCCTCCTGAGCTTCCTGACCCTCCTTAGGAACGAGGTCACGCTCATGGGCCTCAGCCTGACGTTCTGGAGCGAATTCAcggcctccttcctcttcttcctgaacGCCATCAGCGGCCTCCACATCAACAGTATCAGCCGGACTGACAGCGTCACGTACCCCTGGGGCCTGCCTGCAAAACTTTAG